A window from Pseudomonas sp. Tri1 encodes these proteins:
- a CDS encoding DegT/DnrJ/EryC1/StrS family aminotransferase yields the protein MADSITVTSPLLPPLEEFMPYLQQIWDSKRLTNGGPFHEQLERELAEYLGVQHLSLFSNGTLALVTALQALRITGEVITTPYSFVATSHSLLWNNLKPVFVDIDPVTKNLDPRRIAEAITPATSAILPVHCYGVPCDVEGIQAVADTYGLKVIYDAAHAFGVRHNGESILNNGDLSILSFHATKVFNTFEGGAIICPDAKIKRRIDYLKNFGFADEVTVMAPGINGKMNELQAAFGVLQLRFIDEALSRRQKVFEYYRSALEGIDGISLLEQPQGLDWNYAYCPILVDGERFGVSRDELYDRYRAENILVRRYFYPLICEFPMYRGLPSSDLSQLGNAYKVSRQVLCLPIYPDLDPKTQAQIIEVLLKARTA from the coding sequence ATGGCCGATTCCATCACCGTTACCAGCCCGCTGCTGCCTCCTCTGGAAGAGTTCATGCCTTACCTGCAGCAAATCTGGGACAGTAAGCGCCTGACCAATGGAGGCCCTTTCCACGAACAACTGGAACGGGAGTTGGCCGAATACCTCGGCGTCCAGCATCTTTCGTTGTTTTCCAACGGTACCTTGGCCCTGGTGACGGCACTCCAGGCCTTACGCATTACTGGGGAGGTCATCACTACGCCCTACTCGTTCGTGGCCACCTCTCACTCGCTGCTGTGGAACAATCTCAAGCCAGTGTTCGTGGACATCGATCCGGTCACCAAGAACCTTGATCCACGGCGTATCGCCGAAGCCATCACCCCGGCTACTTCAGCGATTCTTCCGGTTCATTGCTATGGTGTTCCCTGTGATGTCGAGGGTATCCAGGCCGTCGCCGACACCTATGGGCTCAAGGTTATCTACGATGCCGCGCATGCCTTTGGTGTTCGACACAACGGCGAAAGCATTCTCAACAACGGCGATCTGTCGATTCTCAGTTTCCACGCCACCAAGGTATTCAATACCTTCGAAGGCGGCGCCATCATCTGCCCTGACGCAAAAATCAAACGACGCATCGATTACCTGAAGAATTTCGGGTTTGCCGATGAAGTCACGGTCATGGCCCCTGGTATCAACGGGAAAATGAACGAGTTGCAGGCCGCATTCGGCGTGCTGCAACTGCGCTTCATTGATGAGGCCCTCAGCCGTCGACAAAAGGTGTTCGAGTATTATCGGAGCGCTCTGGAAGGCATAGACGGTATCAGCCTCCTGGAGCAACCGCAGGGGTTGGACTGGAACTATGCCTATTGTCCGATCCTGGTCGATGGTGAGCGTTTTGGAGTGAGTCGGGACGAGTTGTACGACCGTTACCGCGCAGAAAACATCCTCGTGCGTCGCTATTTCTATCCGCTGATATGCGAGTTTCCGATGTACCGCGGCCTTCCCAGCTCGGATCTCTCTCAGTTGGGGAATGCCTACAAGGTGTCCCGCCAGGTACTGTGCCTGCCGATCTATCCGGATCTCGATCCGAAGACCCAGGCGCAGATCATCGAGGTGCTGCTCAAGGCCCGGACGGCATGA
- a CDS encoding WbqC family protein, which produces MSLAHISNVRAPAAGQQYRIALMQPYFLPYLGYFQLIAAVDCFVIYDNVQFIKNGWIERNRYLLEQEPKWFRVPLTKGSHTQQIMEKRVAETFDPGDILNKLSFAYRRAPYVARMLAWLEALLVEPAQNIAELNERILRACCCLIGLQTPIIRSSELSISTDSKAQDRVLEVIQACAGTHYLNPFNGGHLYRAEAFQQAGITLELLKATLPDYQQGRSEQPFVPGLSILDVLMYNDAQTVGAWAKRGEIVRA; this is translated from the coding sequence ATGAGCCTGGCCCACATCTCGAATGTGCGCGCCCCGGCAGCCGGCCAGCAATATCGGATTGCACTCATGCAACCTTATTTCCTGCCATACCTGGGTTATTTCCAGCTGATCGCCGCCGTCGACTGTTTCGTCATCTACGACAATGTGCAGTTCATCAAGAACGGCTGGATCGAACGCAACCGCTATCTGCTGGAACAAGAGCCGAAGTGGTTCCGAGTGCCGCTGACCAAGGGGAGTCACACTCAGCAGATCATGGAAAAGCGTGTTGCCGAGACATTCGACCCTGGCGATATCCTCAACAAGCTGAGCTTCGCCTATCGCCGCGCACCCTACGTTGCGCGCATGCTGGCGTGGCTGGAAGCGCTGCTGGTCGAGCCCGCCCAGAACATTGCCGAACTCAACGAACGGATACTACGGGCCTGCTGCTGCCTGATCGGGCTGCAAACGCCGATCATCCGTTCCAGCGAGCTGTCGATTTCCACTGACAGCAAAGCTCAGGATCGGGTACTCGAAGTGATTCAGGCCTGCGCAGGCACTCACTACCTCAACCCCTTCAACGGCGGCCACCTCTACCGGGCCGAAGCCTTCCAGCAGGCCGGTATCACCCTTGAATTGCTCAAGGCCACCTTGCCCGACTACCAACAGGGCCGCAGTGAACAACCCTTCGTGCCCGGCCTGTCGATTCTCGACGTGTTGATGTACAACGACGCGCAGACCGTGGGGGCCTGGGCGAAACGTGGAGAAATTGTCCGTGCCTGA